Proteins from one Bacteroides zhangwenhongii genomic window:
- a CDS encoding acetate kinase: MKILVLNCGSSSIKYKLFDMTTKEVIAQGGIEKIGLKGSFLKLTLPNGEKKILEKDIPEHTVGVEFILNTLINPEYGAIKSLEEINAVGHRMVHGGERFSESVLLNKEVLEAFTACNDLAPLHNPANLKGVNAVSAILPDIPQVGVFDTAFHQTMPDYAYMYAIPYELYEKYAVRRYGFHGTSHRYVSKRVCEYLGITPEGKKIITCHIGNGGSIAAIKDGKCMDTTMGLTPLEGLMMGTRSGDIDAGAVTFIMEKEGLNTTGVSNLLNKKSGVLGVSGVSSDMRELDAACKAGNPKAILAEKMYYYRIKKYIGAYAAALGGVDIVLFTGGVGENQSLCREEVCKGLEFMGIEIDKSVNDKIHGDEAVISTPASKVKVVVIPTDEELLIASDTMDILKK, encoded by the coding sequence ATGAAGATTCTGGTATTGAACTGCGGAAGTTCATCTATTAAATATAAATTGTTCGACATGACCACTAAAGAGGTGATTGCTCAAGGTGGTATCGAGAAAATCGGTCTGAAAGGATCATTCCTTAAACTGACTCTGCCGAATGGAGAAAAGAAAATCCTGGAAAAGGATATTCCGGAACATACAGTAGGAGTAGAGTTTATTTTGAATACATTGATTAATCCTGAATATGGGGCAATCAAGTCTTTGGAAGAAATCAATGCGGTAGGTCATCGTATGGTGCACGGAGGTGAACGTTTCAGTGAGTCTGTATTGCTGAACAAAGAAGTATTGGAAGCTTTTACGGCTTGCAATGACTTGGCTCCGCTTCACAATCCTGCCAACTTGAAAGGCGTGAATGCCGTTTCCGCTATTCTTCCTGACATTCCTCAGGTAGGTGTATTTGATACAGCGTTCCATCAGACTATGCCTGACTATGCATATATGTATGCTATTCCTTATGAATTGTATGAAAAGTATGCAGTACGCCGTTATGGTTTCCACGGAACTTCCCACCGTTATGTTTCAAAGCGTGTATGCGAGTACTTGGGCATAACTCCGGAAGGAAAGAAGATCATTACTTGTCATATTGGTAATGGTGGTTCTATCGCTGCTATCAAGGATGGTAAGTGTATGGATACTACGATGGGATTAACCCCGTTGGAAGGCTTGATGATGGGTACTCGTAGCGGTGATATCGATGCCGGTGCAGTAACTTTTATCATGGAAAAAGAGGGCTTGAATACAACCGGTGTTTCTAATTTGCTGAACAAAAAGAGCGGTGTACTGGGAGTTTCAGGCGTATCAAGCGATATGCGTGAATTGGATGCGGCTTGTAAAGCCGGCAATCCGAAAGCAATTCTTGCTGAAAAAATGTATTACTATCGTATTAAGAAATACATCGGTGCTTACGCTGCTGCATTGGGTGGTGTGGATATCGTATTGTTTACAGGTGGTGTTGGTGAGAACCAGTCACTGTGTCGCGAGGAAGTATGCAAGGGATTGGAATTTATGGGTATCGAGATCGATAAGTCTGTCAATGATAAGATTCATGGTGACGAAGCTGTAATCTCAACTCCTGCTTCTAAAGTGAAAGTTGTAGTAATTCCGACAGATGAAGAGTTATTGATCGCTTCTGATACAATGGATATCCTGAAGAAATAA